AGAAGATAAAGCTGAGCCCGTTGGAGCAGAGTTTCTCCCCCGACACCGACTCCGCACTGCACTTCTTCATCGAAAAACGCTGCCGGAACTTCCCCGCGCGCTCCCTGCGCCGGTCGCCGCGCCGGCAGATCAACCTGAACCTCTACTACAGCACTGATCCCACCTTCCCGGCCGATGCCACTCACAAGTCCTTCACCATCAATCTTGGCAGCCATGGCCTGTTCCTGCATACCATGGAGGACTTCCTGCAAGGGGAAACCCTCTGGATCCGCTTCCTCGAGTTCACCGACCAGACCCCCATCCGCGCTACCGTGCGTTGGTCCCAGCCCTGGGGAGTAACCCGCTGCATCCCCGGCGCAGGCGTGATGTTCGAATCCATGACCAAGAAGCAGGAGCAGGAGATCGCCAAGCTGCTGGATCTCTGAGCCCTCCCAGGAAATCCTATGTGCACGCTGTTACTCGCCTACCGGGCCCACCCCGAATACCGGCTCGTCATCGCGGCCAACCGTGACGAGTACTACCAGCGTCCGACGCAGCCCGCCCATTTCTGGGAAGACGCCCCACACATCTTCGCCGGGCGCGACCTGGTCCACGGCGGCACCTGGCTCGGTGTGACGGTGACCGGCCGGATTGCCGCGCTTACCAACTACCGCGACCCGAATGATCCACACCGGCATGGCCCTTCATCACGCGGGCAACTGGTGAGCGGGTTCCTTACGCAGGAGACGGGCGCCGAGCAGTACCTGGCCCGGCTGCGGGAATCCGGCATCCCCTACGGTGGCTACAACCTCCTGGTCGGTGACAGCGAGCGGCTGTTCTGCTACTCCAACAAGAGCGACCGGGTGTTCCCCATCGAGGCGGGGATCCACGGTCTCAGCAACCACCTGCTGGACACCCCCTGGCCCAAGGTGTGCCGCGGCAAGGACGGGCTTGCCCGCATCCTGGCACGGGACGACTTCGACGTGGAGGAACTGTTTGCGCTCCTGGCCGACGAGACACACCCTCCGGACCAGGAGTTGCCCGATACCGGCGTCGGACTGGAGTTGGAGCGGATGCTCTCTCCCATCTTCATCAGGAGCGCGCAGTATGGCACCCGCTGTTCCACAGTCTTGCTGGTGGATGAGGCAGGGGAAGCCACCTTCATGGAGCACAGTTTCGAGGGGGGAGTTGCCACCGAGAGGCAGGCGCACTTCCAGTGGTGACGGGGACGACGTACGCGCCCATCTCCCTCGGCAAAATGGACGAGGTGAGGTTTCCCCCCTCGCCCTCCGGGAGAGGGCCGGGGTGAGGGCGTCGTTGACTTGGAAAAAGTAAAGGGGCGAACCATAGTGGTTCGCCCCTTCTTTTTTGATACCGATGGGTACTGCAAGGGCGAATAATCATTCGCCCGAGTCGGCCAGTTGGGTGCATCCGCGTCCCCGCCCCCGGAGGGGGGCAGGAAGGGGTTACTGGTACTGGATGTACAGCGGTTTCGGGTTCAGCAAGAGCACCTCTTTCGGGGTGAGCAGCGCGTCGCCCTTCTTGGTGTCGTTGTGGTAGAAGAGCTTGAACCCGGTGAACTCGACCGGCTCCGCCACGACGTAGTCCTTGTAGGAGTCGCGCTTGAGCCAGGGAGCGCCCCAGCCGTCCATGTTCATCACGATCTGCACCTCGGGGCGCAGCTGGATGTTCTTCGAGTTGGTCACGCCGTTTCTGGTAAAGCGGTGCACGATGAACACCTTCGGCGGCAGGTTGTACTTCTTCACCAGTTCCTTCAGGTAGTTCGATGCGTAGTTGATGTCGGCGGCGTCGTAGGTGCCGATCTTGGTGCCCGGCTTCTTGCCGCTCTTGATCAGGTTGAACTCAGGATCGATGCCGAGATGCACGTCCGGGTTCTTGAGGATCCACTCGAAGCGCGGCAGCACGTTGCGGATGTTGTCGTGCCCGGTCTGGATGTCGATGAACATGATGGCGTTGATCGACTTGGCCCAGCTGTACACGTCGTTGATGATCTTGTCGGGCATGACCATGCGGTAGAGACCGGCCTTGCCCGGCTCCCCCTGGGCCACAACCGCGATCAGGTGCAGCGCCGGTTGCACCGGGTGGGAGGGGTCTGCAGCCTGCCACTTGGCCACTTCCCGCTTAAGGCGCTGCAGCATGTCGTCTTTCTGGTACTCGCCCAAGGCACCCATCCTCTTGGAGAGGGGGTTGCCGTAGTAGGCGACGATCCGCTTCTGGGGCAGGAGCGAACCCGGGAGCGGCGCGGGAGATTTTACCGGCCAACCCTTCTTGGCGGCGAAGTCCGGGTCTTCGCCGGCGCGATAGGTAACCTTGGGAGCGGCTGCCTCTTTACCTTTGGCGCCCTTGCCCTTTCCCTTTCCCTTTTTGCCGGCGCTAGAGTGTGCGTCGAACTTGGCGGCGCCAGCCGGGGCGGTCGCATCGGTTGCCGGTGTAGCAGGGACCGCCGGGGTGGCCGCCGCCGGGGTGCCGGTGGCAGGAGCGGTCGCTGCCGGGAGGTTGGTCGCCGGGACGGCCTGCGCCGACGAGGGATGGCCTTGCACGGCTGCGGTGCCAGCCGGGGTGGCGGAGGCCTTTTTATCCTTGCATCCCATGAGTGCCAGCGGCAGTGCCAGCAGGGCGACCAGCATGAGGGCGTGGTGGTTCGGGTACAGGTGCTTCACGTTGAAGTTCTCCTTGTATGGTGGTGCAGCCTGGACCGGCCTCGACCGTGCGGACATGTCGGTGCGGACGGCGCCTGGCGTGCTTTTATTTCTCGTGATTGTGCGGAGTCTGGTTTTGGCGGTTACTGGGGGAGATATCGGGGCGGGCTTTAGTGCCGTACACCTGTGACAAAACCGACAAGCTCGTACGTACTTATACCCTTTTTACATTTACGGTGTCAACAACCAGTGGGCTATTTGCGTGAGAAAAGTTTTATATTGGCGCTTTGTTTGACGGTTTGATCCATTTTTTTTCGATTCTTCAAAGAATTGTTCCTATTTAGCGGCACTATGGCGTTGACGATAGCTCTTTGCCGGTGGTATGCTCGGCGGTCGAAAATAGGTCCGACCTTTTCACCGGTCGGCGGCGATAGATTACGGTTTGGCAGTACCAGCAGCAGAAATTCAATTCAATGTAAACCGGAGGTATCTGTGCGCAAGAAGATCGGTATTCTGTTGGCTCTCTCTTTGTCTGTGTTGTCTGCGGCAACCGCTTTCGCAGCGGCTCCCGCCAAGCCGGTAACGATCGGCATCTCCAAGATCGTTTCCCACCCGGCGCTGGATGCTGTTGTAAAGGGCATCCAGGATGAACTGAAGGACTCCAAGATCAACGCAACCTTCGACGTGCAGAACGCCAACGGCGACATCAACACCGCGGCGTCCATCGCCACCAAGTTCCAGAGCCAGAAAGTCGACCTCGCTGTCGGCGTAGCCACCCCGACGGCTCAGGCGCTGGTGAACACCCTGAAAGGGATCCCGATCGTCTTCTCCGCCGTTACCGACCCGGTCAAAGCGGGCCTGGTTCCCTCCCTCGCCAAAGGCGGCAAGAACGTCACCGGCGTTTCCGACATGACCCCGGTGAAGCAGCAGATCGAGATGCTGCTGAAGATCAAGCCGAAAACCAAGCGTATCGGCCACATCTATACCAGCTCCGAGGAGAACGCCGTGGTGCTGGCCGGCATGGTGAAGCAGGTCTGCAAGGAGAAGCACCTCGAGTTTGTTGAGACCACCGTTACCAAGTCCGCCGAAGTGAAGCAGGCAGCCCAGACCATCGCCAACCGCGTCGACGCCATCTACATCTCCACCGACAACACCGTTGTCTCCGCCATGAGCGCCGTTGCCGAGGTT
This window of the Geomonas agri genome carries:
- a CDS encoding PilZ domain-containing protein, whose product is MSDIKILIVVKDSEAGDAYAHAVTEIGVACDVARSFAEMSQMATENRYNGFLVDILTLVRCSKEEKVIAYECINLFPVLRVKWEARQKKIKLSPLEQSFSPDTDSALHFFIEKRCRNFPARSLRRSPRRQINLNLYYSTDPTFPADATHKSFTINLGSHGLFLHTMEDFLQGETLWIRFLEFTDQTPIRATVRWSQPWGVTRCIPGAGVMFESMTKKQEQEIAKLLDL
- a CDS encoding NRDE family protein, which produces MCTLLLAYRAHPEYRLVIAANRDEYYQRPTQPAHFWEDAPHIFAGRDLVHGGTWLGVTVTGRIAALTNYRDPNDPHRHGPSSRGQLVSGFLTQETGAEQYLARLRESGIPYGGYNLLVGDSERLFCYSNKSDRVFPIEAGIHGLSNHLLDTPWPKVCRGKDGLARILARDDFDVEELFALLADETHPPDQELPDTGVGLELERMLSPIFIRSAQYGTRCSTVLLVDEAGEATFMEHSFEGGVATERQAHFQW
- a CDS encoding ABC transporter substrate-binding protein, whose product is MRKKIGILLALSLSVLSAATAFAAAPAKPVTIGISKIVSHPALDAVVKGIQDELKDSKINATFDVQNANGDINTAASIATKFQSQKVDLAVGVATPTAQALVNTLKGIPIVFSAVTDPVKAGLVPSLAKGGKNVTGVSDMTPVKQQIEMLLKIKPKTKRIGHIYTSSEENAVVLAGMVKQVCKEKHLEFVETTVTKSAEVKQAAQTIANRVDAIYISTDNTVVSAMSAVAEVAAKAKIPVMSADPSSSETYDVLAAWGFDYYKMGRATGKMVIEILKGKKPEQIPTRFMTKASDVDLLINLDVAKKLGLTVPADIVKAAKTVRQNGKLTKK